AACTCGAATGATCTGATCATATGCACCGAGCGCATCCTCGTACTGTCCAAGCCTTTTTAGAAGGTCCGCGCGCCCTGCCTTTGCCACCAGACTATAAGGAAATCGTCGCACATTTTCTTCGTAAAGGCGCAATGCCTCCTCAAGTTCATCGTTCACCTTTCGAATGTTCGCATATCCATTCGCAATATAAACGTCGGATGGAAACAACTTTCTAGCAGACTCGTAAGCCGCGATTGCCTCTGGATATCTCCGCATATCGCGCAGGACCTCTGCATATCCCGCATAGGCAACGGATATCGTTGGCGAGCTTCTTTTTGTTTCCTCGTAGAGCTGAAGCGCGGCCGGCAAATCTCCCCGCACGCGGTAAATTTCGGCTTGGGAGCATCTTGCTGACGGATCAGTTGGATGCAGCTCAATAGCGTAATTCGCCGCTTCTAAGGCTGCAGCAAACTTACCCATAGCTCTGAGAACCGTAGCCTTCCCACTAAGCGCGACCACCTCATCCCTCAACTGGGGAGAGCTATAGACCTCAAGGGCCTCACTTAGCTTACCGAGGTCCGATAGGACTGCCGCCATTCCACATTGAAGAAAGAGCTCATCTGGAAAGCGCTTGATTGCCTGACGATATTCATTCAAGGCGTCATCAAGCCTCCACATGTCTCGTAATGTCTCCGCGCTTCCGGACCACGCAAAAGGATCACCAGGATAAGAGCTTTGCGCAGACCGAAACGCAAGCAGAGCCTCATCCAACCGGCCCTGATGACGAAGGATTCGAGCACGCCCGGTCGCAGCAAAACCTGCATCTCCATGAGCCTCAGCCAAGTCAAACTCAGCCAATGCTTCGTCTAGTCGAGAGAACTGAATCAGGGCATCGGCAGCTTGGCCATGCGCCCAACTATCATCAGGAGCAAGCTTCACAGCCCTTTCAGCCCACTCCAACTGCAATGAGAAAAGCCCAAGCGATTTAGCTTTCTGCGCTAGGTTACAAAGCGACTTGGCAGCAAAATGGGGATCACTCGTTTTGAGCTGAGCGTCTACCAATTCATCAGTATACCGACGAGCGATCTTCACATTTCCGGCCCGCATCTTTTCAATGATCGCTTTCTGCTGCTGAATGGCATTTTGATATTCTTTGTATGCCGAAACCGTATCGATCTGTTCTTGAGACAGATCGGCTTCACGATCAAAATCCGGAACAATAATTGGTCGGATACTTGCTCGCTTAAAGTGCCTGGTCCACTCAGAGACTATTTCTCTCGAATTGGGAAGCGAACGTAGAATTCCATAGCATTCGAAGATTGCGATATTGGGATCTGTCTTGGTGGGATCTACGGACGCGAGAACTCTGAATGCCCCCCTCCTAATCGCCTCCTCTTCGAACGCTGGCTTCCCCTCAGCGAAAAGCTCTTCGCGAAGGTCGTCCCATGCACGGCGATGCAGCTCTATCGATGCCTGTTTTGCGACAAGGTCTTGGATCAAATCGGAAACCAAAGGCCAACGCTCGGGATCCCGCAAAAAAGTCGGATCGGCGTCGCTCGGCAGCACCTGTGAGTACAAGCGATTTTCTACGAATCTCTTTGCGTGACTAATGCCAATTAGTTCTTCGAGACAATCAGCAGCCTCATTTCGCAGATCGCTTTCCTCTTCTAGATCGAGGGCAATAAGCGACAAACGAAGCGCGCGATCGTCTTCCCACGCATCTTCCAACTGCGATCGAGCTTCCGATTCAGTTACTCTTGTTCTAAACACCGCATCGTTGCATCCTTGCAGAACATAGCCCGCATCCTCGCGCCGCACCAAAATCTCAGACCGGTCCCCCAATCGCACAACACGCGCCTCTGCGCCTTGCAAGAATATCAATGCCGCGGCTTGGCCAGACAGAACGGCGTCCATCACACTTCCTCCACGATAACGCCAAGCTTCTTCAGTTGGGACAGAACGCTTTTCCAGATTACCAGATCTGCTCGCTTCTTGGGTTTGGGACCGATCACCTTTTCGATGGAGGATCGGTGCAGAGGTCCAAAGATATGACACTCCACGAAGTCCGCGTCGCCAGCGGACGTACCTTGATTGAGCAAAATGGTCGCAAACTCCGCTGGAAGCGTGTTGGCGGAGATCTTGTCTGCGAGCTTCGCCATCGCGAGATCCTGCCTGCGCGTCCAATCAGCTCTAAAGCCCAGCGGAGGCCGCCTTCCAGCGACAATGTGATGTCGTTCACAGAATACGAACGGGTTCTCCTCGAAGACTGACGTACGACGTGCGATATGCGGGCTCCTCAATACAATTGAGTATTCACCCCACCAAAATACTCCTCTCCCGTCCAACGATAGGGCTGTATAATTTATTTTCTCAGTATAGTGCGGATGAATCGTACTCTCTGCCGCTATTCGCCCCTTGTCCCAGTCATTATCTTCTGGTATTCTTGAATTCGCGCGGACTTGGCTGTGGAAGCTTACATACAGCGACTTGTCGCTCTTTATGAACGAATCCAAATCGCCAAGTGAGCGAGCCAAAACTGCAGAAGATTGAGCTACCGCCAATCCGAACTCTTTGAGCCTCGCCAAGCTACCTCGAGCATTTGCTGCGGTTTGCACGTCTTGCAGACGCTTCTGCAGCGCAGAAATTTCCTCAGCGCTATCTGCAGCCCTTACGTTTGGAAATCCTACATCGGTACCGCAAACGTGGCACCTTTCCACGTGGGGGAGAACCTCCGTTTTACACGATGGTTCGGGGCAAAGCATAAACGTCTTCCCTCTAGAACACAGCCATTAGTTGCATGCGCGACGTAGATGAGCAAGAACAAGGCGAAAAATGTACCGCGAGGAAAAACTCATCTAGAACGAAATTGGGTCGTGCCATTCCGATCGCAGGTAGCTACCGACTCTGAGCTGAAGGCATCGCTTTTGCGGTCCCAAGCTGGCTAGAAGCTCGCTCCCGCATCCGCTCAGACTGCCCGTCGTGCCAGTTTGTCGCATTCCGTCGGGCAACTCCGGCCTTGTGTCGTCGGGCAAATCAGATCGATGCTCCCCGCCGTCTCCTGCTCACAGAAGGGGCGTTTCGCGATCGTCACGGACCGTGGAGCGGGAGATGCGGTGGCCGCCTGGGGTCGCAGTGCGCGTTTCGCGTGCGGACGAACGACCTCAAGCGGACGGTCAAGCCGTGTGGTCCCGACACCCCGACGCTGGTGTCTTGGTCGGCGACATCCCGATGACGGGGGCAAGCAAGCCCGGTCCCCTGGGAGAGCACGGAGCAGCCGTTCAACCCATCGCGCAGGGAAGGCCGGTTGTTCGGCCAATCCTGTGGTGACTGCCGCCTGCTTTTCTTTCTGCAGGCGGGCCATGGGTGCGGCCTGCACCCGGCCTTCCCTGCGCCCTTCTTTATGAAGGGCGTCCCGAAGAGCAAAGCTCGGACGCGCAAACGCGCCGCGAGGCTGAGGAGCCGCGCGTACAGGCCGGAGATTGAGGGGTGAGCGCCGGGAAATGGCGCTCCCTAGGGAAGAGTGAAAAAGCCAACAATTCAAGGCGTTTGCCAATTTTCCAGCCACGAGTTCCACCACTGAGCCACAACGGCTATTTCGGCGATTGGCAAACAGATTCGCTCGGCGATCTCACCCGGTTTGCCGCAACTCCGGCCCAGGCGCAGGCAACCTGCGACGCAGCGGATCTCAGCAGACTGCTGTGCCCTCAGCCCTCCTCTCGGATCCATGGCTCTTGAGCCCTTCCGGCGCCTCTGGGGGCTTCAACGGAGTTTGGCGGCAGACACAAGCCGCCAGAGCCGCTTCAGTCTCCTAGGCCCGCGCTATGGCCTTAGGGATATGGTCAGGGGCATTGAGGCGAGACACCAAGTCGGATGAAATTTCGTATCAGACTCGACGGCCTCGCCCCGCGCTCTGCCTGGCGTGGATCATCTGCAGGCCCCGCACCGGTCAGAACCGGTCAGGGGGCTCTGGAGCCCGACAGCAGCGATCACCTCTTACCCCGACGGCCACCCAGCACATGCAGGTATCGATTCCGGAGCTCAATGATCGCCGACCGATCGAGCTCACCCCGTCTGAAGCGTTGGCGCAGCTCAGCCCGTTCTTGATCCGGAAGCGCGGCCACCAATTCCCAACCTTCAGCGACGTCGTCGAAAAGCCCCACGATCGCCGGATCCAGCCGAGCCTCGTCGTCCTGGAGCTGGTCAAGCCGATCTTGCGTCACGCCGATGGCGTTCGACCAACCATCAGGTGCATAGGCCGCTGGTGGAGAAGGTCTGTTTTTATATAGTTCTTTATAGGCAGGTCCCTTAGGGCCCCGCGGCGAGTCTTTATACGCAGGTCCCTTTTGGACCCGCGGAGCCGCAGGTCCCTTTCGACCCCGCGGACGCAACGACTTATCCACAGGCACAGGCACGTCATGGACGACATAGTCGAGCTCGCCGAACCGGTGTCCGTCGACGAATCGTTGCGCTTCGCGGGCGACATAGCCGGCGGCGATTAACTCTCGAAAGATGCGCTGCAGCTTCTTGCGGCCAACAACCAGGGTCCGCCCGACGTGGTCCAGGCGGACGTGCCATTTGTGGGGACGCGACAGCAGATAGCCGAGCACGCCCTTCGCCTCGACAGATAGGCGGGGATCCGCGAAGACAGCGTTCGGGACGATGGTGAATTGCGCCCTGTGCTCGCGACGGACGATCGTCACTGGCGGTTGACCATCTAGGGGTGTCCGTCCAGATCGCTGCAATCTTCAGCCGGCCGGGGGGAACCCATTCTCCCTGCAGGATGGCGTGCGAGGCTTACACGAGTATTCGCCTCTTTCAGCAGTTTGCCGGATCTCGCATTCCCCGATATGCGCAACTCACTCCTGCAATGGCAGGGCGGCAACATAAGCCGATTGTGCCATATCCATTGCGGGCTGGCATATCGCCGAGTATTCGCTGTGCTCCGCCGCTATGCGATTGGGCTGTCCACGTCCAACCGAGGGATACGGACAGCATCAGCCGCATCGAAGCAGCCGGGACGAGGCCGGTGCGTAGAAGGTGAGCGGGCAGACGAATAGCCGCGTCGGTGGCCGGACGAGCCTCAAACTACGGCGCAGGTACTGCTCGGAGCGGGATCGACTTGCTGCCTAGCCTGCTCGTCCACCGCAATTCCAAACGTTCTCGTTTAGGAAGGCGGCTTCAGCAGATCGGAGGGCTCAACGCCCAGCGCTACGGCCAGCGCCTGGACGTTATCGAGGGTGAGATTAATCAGCCCTGCCTCAATTTCGCTGATGTGCGGCTGGTCGAGCTCGGTCAGCTCGGCCAAGCGTTCTTGGCTAAACCGTTTTGCTTTGCGAAGCCGCCTAACATTCTCCCCGAGAACGCCGCGCGCCGCCTTTGGGTCCGACCAGTTCATCTGGACGGTAGGACCAAAGCGGGGCTGGAAATTCTATAGGTTATAACCTATAATACGAAAATACCGCCACCTCTTTGGAGTTGTGGGGCGGATTCCGAATGGGCGCATGCCCCTGGATTTCGGAGACAGAGCGATGATGCAGGGGGCGCGAAGCTCAAAAAGTTAGACTCTCGAGGAGACCGGGGGGCCGGCACAACGGCCCGACAGCAGCAAGCAACAGCAGCCTGAGCGAATACATCATCGGAATCGCAGGGGCCCAGCGGCTAGGGGCGATACACGACTGTGAGGCTGTGCGCCGCACGCGACTCTTTCGGAGCTCAAATGGAAACGCGAACATCGTTTAACAGTCTTGATTCTGGGACGTCGTCGGACCCAGACGCTGGTCTCACAGCTCTTGAGGAACAGCTTATTGCGCTGGCGGCAGAACTCGATCGCAGCGTTTCCGACCTATCGAAGCAAGCTGACGAGTACGTTACGGCACATGACGAGGCGTTGCTGGCCCGCCTTGATCCTGTCGAACGAGCGATCATGGAGACGCCCGCCAGCACTTTGAAAGGCCTGAGCATAAAGGCGCGCCATTTGGCCTACGTCCTATCAGAGTATTGGGAATCTCCGATCGATCAAATTGATTGGCAAGGGCGAGCGGTACGGCTCCTCGTTGAGGAGATCTGTAAGATTGCGCACGTGCCCGTAGACATTCGCCAGCCGAACTTTGGCGAATAGTGCCGCCTGTCTCCTCGTCTTTGGCTAGCCGCGGCATAGCGAACATCCGCAAGGCGGCTAGTTGTTTATGAGGAGGGCGGAGTCGCCGTCGGCGGCTCGCCTGACGTTGCTCCCCGCCGGTCGGCCCTCCCCTGAGACAATCTCTACGCCGCTACTCGCCTTGAAGACGACCACCCCCTCCGATTTCGGGTAGTGTGATCTTCGTTGCCAATTCCTCAAACCGGCAGAACTCGCTCGCCCAGGCCATCTGGTCGGGCGTGCGGCAATCGGGTTCGAAGAGACGTGGATTCGCAACAACAATGACTATGCCGCGCGCCCGGCTAGTCGCCACATTGAACCGATGGGGGTCATAGAGGAACGCCATGCCGCGCGGCGCGTCCTCAGGTGAGGAACTTGCGCACGAATAAATCACTACTGGCGCTTGCTGGCCCTGAAATTTGTCAACAGTCCCGACGCGGACTACATCAAAGCTGGCGAGTGCACGCCTCAGCGCACTTACTTGAGAATTGTAGGGAGCGACGACTAGGATGTCCTCCGGCTCCAAAAAGCGGGCTTCCCCATCGGCGTTTGTCCACGTGTTGCCGGGTTGCAGCAACGAACGAGCGATCGCAACGACAGCCTCAACCTCCTCGAGGGATTGGGCTTGGTTGCCTTGATGGGCCACCTCCACCAGGAACAGACCTGCACCGGCGAACAGCGTGGCGCCATCGATACGTTGGCGCTCTAAACCGCGATTAGACTGCAGCCGCCCTTCGTAATAGGCCTCCGACGTGAACGCGCAAATGGCGGGGTGCAGCCGGTAAGTGCGGTCGAGGAACAGACCTTGGTCGGGGCGCAGGGTCGCCTGCCCGGGACCTAGCAGGTGCACAAGTGCAGCAACGTCCGCGCCGTCTTCGTGGGCGCCCCGCGTGGGCTGTTCAAGCTGCTGCGGGTCACCGAGTAACAGCAAATTGCGGGCCGCGCGCGCGGCCGCGAGCGCCTGTGCCAGAGCCATCTGTCCAGCCTCGTCGATGACCAGCACGTCCAGGCGGCCGATAGCGTCAGGATGCGCCCACAGCCAAGCGGTGCCGCCGACGATGGTGCCCGGGGCAATGCGATCGAGCGCGTCGCGTGACGACTTGGCAAATTCAATGCCGTCCACACCGTCGTGCTCATCATCCTTGTGTACCAAGTGCAGTTCTTGGACGCTCCGCGATGCATTGTTGGTGTTGCCTACGGCGATCAACAGGTTATCGATGACTTTGTGGCTGACGGCTGTGATGCCTATCTTCTTGCCCGCCGCGGCGAGCGCCAGGATGGCATTGGCACCTTGAGTCGTCTTGCCGGCTCCTGGCGGCCCCTGGACGGGCAGCACGCCGCCTTCGATTTCGCTAGACAGGCGTACCAGCGCCGGGCCAGCCTCTTCATC
This region of Bradyrhizobium sp. SZCCHNS1050 genomic DNA includes:
- a CDS encoding tetratricopeptide repeat protein codes for the protein MDAVLSGQAAALIFLQGAEARVVRLGDRSEILVRREDAGYVLQGCNDAVFRTRVTESEARSQLEDAWEDDRALRLSLIALDLEEESDLRNEAADCLEELIGISHAKRFVENRLYSQVLPSDADPTFLRDPERWPLVSDLIQDLVAKQASIELHRRAWDDLREELFAEGKPAFEEEAIRRGAFRVLASVDPTKTDPNIAIFECYGILRSLPNSREIVSEWTRHFKRASIRPIIVPDFDREADLSQEQIDTVSAYKEYQNAIQQQKAIIEKMRAGNVKIARRYTDELVDAQLKTSDPHFAAKSLCNLAQKAKSLGLFSLQLEWAERAVKLAPDDSWAHGQAADALIQFSRLDEALAEFDLAEAHGDAGFAATGRARILRHQGRLDEALLAFRSAQSSYPGDPFAWSGSAETLRDMWRLDDALNEYRQAIKRFPDELFLQCGMAAVLSDLGKLSEALEVYSSPQLRDEVVALSGKATVLRAMGKFAAALEAANYAIELHPTDPSARCSQAEIYRVRGDLPAALQLYEETKRSSPTISVAYAGYAEVLRDMRRYPEAIAAYESARKLFPSDVYIANGYANIRKVNDELEEALRLYEENVRRFPYSLVAKAGRADLLKRLGQYEDALGAYDQIIRVSPTFAAAKNGKAAILVVRGEYAAALSLLPSGEPSTRDDWIAWNIRGMALIRSGEIAQGIAHLEAGRIQTPFARERRYFERSLSVARMRRGEFAEAIDVLKDVGGMGLSNVLRLHAYAGQGQLVQANKTYQQLSDNCPTQLLDLKDAIAARFGIIGGGAPHANDNWIFSRETEVLLQAA
- a CDS encoding helix-turn-helix transcriptional regulator, producing MNWSDPKAARGVLGENVRRLRKAKRFSQERLAELTELDQPHISEIEAGLINLTLDNVQALAVALGVEPSDLLKPPS